A region of Vitis vinifera cultivar Pinot Noir 40024 chromosome 15, ASM3070453v1 DNA encodes the following proteins:
- the LOC100267691 gene encoding glycine-rich protein A3, with product MGGGKDRPDEESSDKGLFSNLAGFAAGHYRPPHGAYHSQGYPPSAYPPPGGYPPSGYPPPGGYPPSGYPPPGGYPPAGYPPPGGYPPAPYPPPGGYPPSGYPGPSAPPYHSGHGSNTGALLAGGAAAAAAVYGAHQLSHGAHHLGHGGYYGHGFGHHGKFKHGKFKHGKFGKRWKHGMYGKHKGGFFKRWK from the exons atggGAGGTGGAAAGGACAGGCCGGACGAGGAATCTAGTGACAAAGGGCTGTTTTCAAATCTTGCAGGATTTGCTGCTGGACACTACCGTCCCCCACATGGTGCATACCATTCTCAAGGTTATCCACCATCTGCATATCCTCCTCCAGGTGGATACCCACCATCTGGATATCCTCCTCCGGGCGGATACCCACCATCTGGATATCCTCCTCCGGGCGGATACCCACCAGCGGGATATCCTCCTCCAGGTGGATACCCCCCTGCACCATATCCTCCCCCTGGTGGATACCCGCCATCTGGTTATCCTGGTCCTTCAGCACCACCATATCATTCAG GGCATGGATCCAACACAGGAGCATTGCTGGCTGGGGGTGCTGCTGCAGCAGCTGCTGTTTACGGGGCTCACCAGCTCTCACACGGTGCTCACCATCTTGGCCATGGAGGTTACTATGGCCATGGCTTTGGCCATCACGGGAAGTTCAAGCACGGAAAGTTCAAGCATGGCAAGTTTGGAAAGCGCTGGAAACATGGAATGTATGGAAAGCATAAGGGGGGTTTCTTCAAGAGATGGAAATGA